The region TTACTCTTATCAGGCAGGAAACACTGCTTCTCCGCCACATCCTCTTTACAAGAAACACGACTCAACCGTTCCCAAAAAACGCAGGAAGACCAAGCCAGACTCCAGGATTTGTCAAACGCCACCACCGCCTCCCTCTTTCCCCCACTTCAGATTCCTTTATCAGAAAAAGAAGGAATttgaaaagagagggagagagagacagagagagagaaataaaaacgaTGAACGTGTAAAACGTGGACGaggtgtatttattttatttcgcaGAGATTATGAAAGTCTGCATCAGCAAGATAGGACAGGCAGCAGAGGGGGGCGAAGGTAGGGTAGGAGGGGTGTTCCAGCGATCTGCTTAAGACACACACCCAGAACAAGACGAGGGGAAACAAAAGGCCTGTGGAGATGGAGGCGGGGAGAAAAACAGCAGAGCCTGTTTTACACTAATCCTCTGATCCGCAGAGGAGTGAAACTGAGTGCATAATGGGTGTTGCTGATAGCAAACTAGGAACTTAGGGTGGATGCCGCCAGTTTCCAACACTATGGTTATGGCGacgcacaataataaaaaatgtagagGTCAGCTTCTTGAAAGGACCTCAAACGGTAGCATTcagtattaaaatatatgtatgcaAAAAAGCTCCACAAATAGTggaacattaaataaacattcagttaaatatttttaagaaataactgTGGATGAAAAGAACATTTACTAATATCCTGTAAAGAAGATTATATACTATaagtttataaaaacaaaacaaaaaaatatttaacttacatAAAGCAATTATATACTCAcgagtaataataatgatgataataattcaaatgaaaaagaaCTGAATAATTATAACGAAGCTGAAAATAAACCTTTAACTTCCAATTAAAGCAGTTTATActttctactactactaaaagCGACCAAAAAGTCTCGATCTACCAGACATTACAAAATCAAGAGGTcacctgtatttattttttgtttttattaagtggCGTCCAATTCAGATGGGGCCTCAGAACATTCACTTTTAATATATCACCAAAATGAAGAGcatctgcaatttttttttcttaagtccAGACCTACAGACATAAACCATTGTGCTGTACTTAAATGGCGATAAACAATGCAACTTTATCATGAAATCGGCCAAACAGAATGGCGATCAACAAACACCAATATTGATACAGTAATTCACTTGTTATTGACATCAGTGTGGATATCAAAAGTGAGAATGCTAAATGTATAAAACTCGAAATGTAATTTCAGTTAAATTAATATGGCAAACCTAAATTGACATACAAtagtattcattattattattattcttttaattgtttatgagtatacaaatacatttttttgaaatgaAGGTAAAGGGAAATGAAAGGGAAGAATTTCCTTCAAAATTAAGTCCTATAAAGGAAGAGACCAGCCTCACTTAAATAAATCTTGAGGTAAAACAACTgaggttcaaaaaaaaaaaaatcaattgaatATATCTGGACTGaaaaaaagcaatacaataaGCTGTAATGCAAAGCAATTCGATATATAAATAAGCTTTATAGCATATGTACATGCTTTTGTGGCAAGATATGAGAGCATTTTCTATGTTTGtccattttttcttttacttCCGTTCTtcttttggaaacaaagatgggaatgaacttcattttttttttatctatgcaTCCCTGAGGTGTTCTTTGACTTCCTGTAGCTTCTCTTTTCCGCGGCCTTCCTTTCACCTGTCAGTCACATTGCTGACCCTTGTCGAGCCcacagtctctgtctgtgtcaacTGTCTCTGTTTTGGTGTTTATGAAATGCTGTAGTTGTTGTAATAGGCTGCCGTGGCATCGGCCAATACGGAGATGAGACTGGTTTCAGTAGTGCTGCTGGAGCAAACAGAAGCTGGCGTTACCTGGATGTGTCCCGTGACTGTCATCCCACCGTGTTCGGGGTGATAACTAGTAGAATTTAGGTACTGGTCGAACTCATCTCGGTCTACTTCACCCAGCAATTCAGCCTGGCTCAGCTGATCCAGACCCTCCATGTGCCCCTGCTCTGGAGGGGGCGAGAGCTGGCCCAGGTGCCCCTGATGCCCATGATGGATCGGAACTTGCGGGAATGAAGGACTGTAATAGGACAATGGAGGAGATGTGATAAGGGTCGCCCCACTTCCCTGATGGGACATTGGGATGTGGCCCAAATGTGAGCTCCCACAGTGTAAAGGTACATGCTGGGAGTAATCGGGATGGTAGGGGTGTGGACTGCTCATGTGCACCGGGGTGGGACGCCTGTCATCTGGGCAAGAGGTGGAAGACGAGCAGGAGCTGGTGGAGACTGAGCTGGAGGGCGAGTAGTAGGACTGGTGTTCGTGATCCACGGCGTCCAGAGGCGACATCTCAGGTGGCGTGGGCAAGCCGTATGGGTACGTATCGAAGCTGCTGTTGGAACTGGCGGGATCTCTGAAGACCCTGACGCCGGGTAAAGCTGCGCTGGGAGAACTGAAGCTGACACTGCCACTCACAGCGCTCTCGTCGTCTTTATCGAGGGGGTGACAGCAGCCTCGGGGGGAGTTTTGGTCGGGGCCGAGGGTGGTCAGGAGGAAACCAGGGTCCACGCGTTTACAGATGCGCTTCAGTTGCTTCTTCCTACGGGGACGGTATTTATAATTGGGGTAGTCCTGCATGTGTTGCACCCTCAGCCGCTCCGCTTCCTCCACATATGGCCTCTTCTGCGGTGGAGTTAAAGCTTTCCATGACTTTCCTGTTGGAGGGGAAAAAACAGGAGCATTCAActtaatactgtatttttaaaggaacagtttgaaGTTTTTGAGATTGCCCAGTTAGTTATTCCATTTACAAGCACCAACACAAAATCATTAACTGCtttattagttttaaaaataGTTCGTTTGTATGCTTATATTGTGTGcagcaaacaaagttaaattaaatgtcttcataactattttttttttatatatttcaacataaataataaaaataaatattcatcagCTAGTAAAATTGCGTATAATGTCagttataaaaatatagatatttttgcaccatagtttttttttatcttttaaaaggtacatatcttttaaaatgtatttgtagcttggcattcattttataatgtttgaaatataatattgGCAGTAATTATACTGAGTTTATCATTTTCAGCTTTTAGGAAtacttgaataaattaataaataaaaatcctataAATGCCAATAACTGTTAAAACAGGTCTGCAAATTTATCACAACTGAAATAATGTATAACAgtattaaaaactaattaaaaattactaacatacaataaaaattaacaaaataaaaacaacttcttAATTCATTATCCCATGAAGTTTTACCCTTTTCTTTCAGTTATTTCTTATACAAACCCAAAGATCCGACTAATTTCAAATTAATGAATTTgaaattatttctattatttattttatattattattgtttacatatttttagattttatatgaTCTCATTTCTATATAGTATTTATGATTGTAATAAAGTCTCCCACGTGTTACATGATAATATGCGCTCttgatctaaataaaaaataaatacaatttatatcacactgtgatttatttcagtttagtttcagtTCAGGTTCGTCTCGAACAGATTCAGGTTCTCTGTGTGCTTTACGCTTTACATTTCTCAAGCTTACAAAATTActtatatcttttaatttttgtataattAGTTTAGTAAATATTAAACATCCCACTTTCTGAAATCGatgcatgaaaacaaaacacaactgaTTCAAAACTGAATTTCGATGAAGCCTCACAAGCCTCACAGTGATATTAATAACAATCTCCtactatagtaataataataataataataataataataataataataataatagtctaataaaaataataaataggagctgttaataataatgattattacacaaatagtattaATGATGTCTCACCCAGCATCTTGCTCAGCTCCGCGTTGTGGAGATCGGGGTTCTGCACTGCGAGTCTCTTGCGCTCATCTTTGGCCCACACCATAAAGGCGTTCATGGGTCTCCTGATGCGCGGCTCCGACACCTTGTCCGCGGGAGCTCTGTGGGAGGTGTGTCCGTCAGGTACGTCCGCATTTCCCGCAGAGCACTCAAAGCTCTCCGGCCAGGACGAATACGCGCTTATCAGAGCAGCCATGTGCGCTCTCAAAACTTCAGCTTCCCTTCGTCTCAAACTTTGTTTCTCGGGCGCGGGTGTGACCAAGAGTTTTTCTTTCGTTGTTGAATTTCGTAAAAGTTCACTCAGAGATGACTTTGACTGAGCAGCTGGTGGCTGAAGAGCAGTGTGAGAGAGATGAGTGGATGGTGCTCGACTCCCTCTGAAGCTGTGATTCACTGTTTCCTCCGGCATTGGGAAGCGCTTTATATGAGACGAGCAGCTTCCAGCGCAGGCCCACGGGAGGATCTCAGCTCCTCCTTGACTGAAACCTGAGACCAGCGACAGAAAAATCACAGGAGACTAAAATATTTCAACAGCTTTACTACCAAATCACGTCATTAGCTCTTGGTTGGGTTTGTTTTCATCACATTATTTTGACGGAGAGACAGACATGGTTTTCAGTCAGTGTAGCAGACATTTCCTATATGACAAGtctttaataaacaattaatagaattacatttttattaaaacctaatatataagctatatatatatgcacacattttaCAAGAGTTTGGTTGGATATACTAAAACAGATTCTCAACTGTTATTTTAGCACCTCAAGTTTAGCAAAACATTTTCTCCTTATCAGGTTCTTGagttttttggggttttttttttgtgattttggaAATTAAAAAAGGTCTTGATGACACATTACAAATTCATAAGATCAGAGTATTAGTTTCTGGATTCATCAAACCACTAGTCCATATAGGTTTTTCTATAGACCTATGAGGAAAGGTTCTTCagttgtataataaaaaattaaataaacgttccaaaacatttttttttttaatgtctgttgATAAATGCATTCTGTGACATCCGAATGTTTGTCGTCTTGATTCACTATGATATTATCATGACATTCAATTATTAAAAGTTCTCACTATGAGTTCAACTTCTCAATTTTTGAATGTCAAAACGAAAACGAACCCCTTCAGCCGAAGCTGTTATAAAAATACAggaagctatttaaaaaaaggtatttaaaaaaaaaaaaaagttatttaaccaaGGCACAAGAGGCCATTTTGTGTGTCACTGGCTGAAGGCTGTTGTTGCATGGCACAACATGCAACAAAAAATAGCAATCAGAACCAGAACTGGGATTATCCATTTTatgaattttgatttaaaatattgaggCCTGTAATAAATGATGATGCCAGACTGAAAAGAGTTTGAGTGGGGTTAGTTGGAATACggatataaaaattaataattaattaatgttggGGATGGTTTGTAAAGAGGTGCAACATAAATTtagtcatgtttaaaaaaaaaaagacttattctGTCAAGAATGTTTTACCTGAGCACTTGACTTCACTAAGAGCGAATTAAAGCTTTTGTTCCAGTAGAGACATCCAAGAAGGAAAAGTGTGGTAACAAACACCAGTTTGCTTGTAAGGCAACAAAACACTTCttcataaaattatttgtaattaattgtgcataacattttaaatagcaaCTGTGTTGAAATGTTGCTTTAAATGGAATGATGTATTTAGATAGCAGATAGCAGATATTAAGATTTAGATTGGGCCGCTTGTATGTGTCCAACTTTCAGCAGAATTAATGACAGATTATACATTCTCATTATTCATTTTCGCTTGAGGAAACATTGAACTTCCATTATGAAACAAGACTTTTCCCTGTACAGCATCTACATGACTTACTCATCAAAACCAGTTGTTCTGCACAATGATTCACATGTCAGACTGTTCAGATCCACTTCAGGTGCTCCCTACCGACTTGTTTTGGTGTTTAGGTTGAACTCCTCTGTTGTCCCGATTAGATGGAGGAGTTCCTGTTTACAGCTTTATCTGTGAGCTGCAGCAAATACAGGAAGAATTCAGAAGAATCCAGTGATCTACTCATGAGAATCTGAACCGAGAAACTGGTCTCATTATTGATTTCAATGAATATTAAAAGTATCACGTTGACTGACCTTTGAATTTCTTGTAAGATGTCGGAGAGTTCAGAGGAATGGCAGGTTCATGGAACAGGCAGAGGATGAGCACCATTAAAATGAGGGAGTCATTCAATGAAGCAACAGGAAGAGGAGCTTGATGCCCTGGATTGCAAAAACATTACGATAGAAAATTTGACACTTCCTGCTCTCCTCATTATACCTGCGTATGTTGGGGTGTGACAAGCTGGACGTGTGAACTGTTTACTCATTTGTGCCCTTCACTAGATAAACATATTTCTGGTTCTGCATTTTGTGGCGTGATTTCCTGTTTCACCTGATTAACGTTGGGGAAATGCAGACATACCTGCTGCTTCTCAGTAGGTGTTTGCTTCAACGCAGATAAACTTGGCATCATCTCTGTTGAAGCAAACACCTAGTGAGAAGTTTTTAGAGAAACTCTACATAATTATCGTCACATGACCAAACATTTATAAAGGGCCCATGATGCACAGCTGCCTGGTTATTATGTCAatgcaaaattatgtttaaatatatatgtactttttaatgtatttggaaagtgtattattgtgatatattattacaatttaaaataactgttttctattttattatgtttttaaatgtaatttattcctgtgatggcaaagcggaaatttcagcagccattactccagttctcagtgtcacatcatccttttTTAATGATGTTAATAGACCATGAATTCTTACTTTCAGCAATGAATCATTAAATGAAACATGTTTAAATGGTAGTGAAGTAAAGTGTATCAGATACTCTAAACAGGGTAAGGTGTGTCATTcgattttgaaaattattgaatgTTGAAAATTATTCACTACATTACAATTAGAATTATTTCCTGATAAGCTTCTGAACATGACACATTTATGTATtacattatttgaaatgtaaatgcagTTTGACCTTGATGATGACATTTTCTGATATATGTAATGTGTATGTTTTCCGTTTATGGGAAATACTTTAGTGGATTCATTTAACTGAAATATTCATGGCTGTTACCTACACATTTAAATTTAGATCAAATACAATATTATCTGTTAACAATGGACAAGATCACATATCATAACAAATGCTCTGccagaaaacatttgaaaatgactGACAGTAACAGCCTATTCTGATGTAATTACCATTTCAAGATTTggagttaaattgtttttttcacatttagtGCTTACTGAACTTTTTTTGTCCCATCTAAAATACAAGAAACATCTGAAAACACTCTTACTTCATACAAAACGTCTAAAttagataatataataaaatatcattaaatatagtaaatcacatttaaaataaaaatgataaatctgaCCATGCCT is a window of Carassius auratus strain Wakin chromosome 45, ASM336829v1, whole genome shotgun sequence DNA encoding:
- the LOC113063294 gene encoding transcription factor Sox-7-like codes for the protein MPEETVNHSFRGSRAPSTHLSHTALQPPAAQSKSSLSELLRNSTTKEKLLVTPAPEKQSLRRREAEVLRAHMAALISAYSSWPESFECSAGNADVPDGHTSHRAPADKVSEPRIRRPMNAFMVWAKDERKRLAVQNPDLHNAELSKMLGKSWKALTPPQKRPYVEEAERLRVQHMQDYPNYKYRPRRKKQLKRICKRVDPGFLLTTLGPDQNSPRGCCHPLDKDDESAVSGSVSFSSPSAALPGVRVFRDPASSNSSFDTYPYGLPTPPEMSPLDAVDHEHQSYYSPSSSVSTSSCSSSTSCPDDRRPTPVHMSSPHPYHPDYSQHVPLHCGSSHLGHIPMSHQGSGATLITSPPLSYYSPSFPQVPIHHGHQGHLGQLSPPPEQGHMEGLDQLSQAELLGEVDRDEFDQYLNSTSYHPEHGGMTVTGHIQVTPASVCSSSTTETSLISVLADATAAYYNNYSIS